The genomic DNA GCGTCTGGCCAGGCCGCCCAGGCTGCCCGGCGCGGGAAGCGCGGCCAGCGGGCCCACCGGGGTGGCGGCCGTCACGCTGCCGGCCGACGTCACCCGGGCGTTGAAGGACGTCGCCCGCGACCTGCGCGTCACGCTCTTCTCGGTGCTGCTCGCCGGATACTTCGCTCAGCTGCACCGGGCGACCGGCGACAGGGACCTCACCGTGGCCTCCCTGTTCGCCAACCGGTCCCGGCCCGAGTCGCGCGGCACGGTCGGATTCCTGGCCAACATGGCCATGCTCAGGTCCCGCCGGGCCGACGCCGATCCGCGGCTGCTCATCAAGGCCGCGCACGTCGCCGCGGTCGGGGCGTTCGCGAACGAGCAGCAGCCGTTCCAGACGCTCCCGCCCCGCCTGATCGACACCGGGGGCCTGCGGGCGGACGATGTCGTGTTCCAGGTCGTCACCGACCCCCAGTACAAGGGGCACGCCGGCGGCCTGGAGTTCGAGCTGCTCGTGCCCGACGCGATCGGCAGCAGGTTCAGTTTCGAGCTGGCGGTGGCACCCCTCGGCACCGGCCTGCGGCCGGTCCTGTTCTACCGGCGTGACTGGTTCGCCGACGCGTGGTCGCGGGAGTTCATCGCCGGGTACGGCGACCTGCTGCGCTCCTTCACGAAGGCGTGACCACCAGCGGGATGCTCGCGTAGCTGCGGAACAGGGCACTGGGCTGGCGCACGGGCCGCCCGGCGAGCTCCAGGGCGCGTACGCGGTCGAGCAGCGCGTCGAACACGACGGCACCCTCGACCCTGGCCAGCGCGGCGCCGAGACATCCGCGCACCCCCCCGCCGAACCCCACGTGCGGGTTGGGGTCGCGGCCCACGTCCAGCCTGCCCGGGTCGGCGAAGGCCCGCTCGTCGTGGTTGGCGCAGCCGAGCATGAGCAGCACCGACCGTCCCTCCTTGATGGTCTTGTCACCGATCGTGACGGGCTCGCGAGTGACCCTGGCCGTGTACTGGATGGGCGCGTCCAGCCGGACGAACTCCTCCACCGCCGTCCTGACCAGCGACCGGTCCGCGCGTAACCTGGCGAACTCCCCGGGGAACCGGGCCAGGGCCAGGCATCCGGTCGACACCATGTTCATGGTGGTCTCGAAACCGGTGAAGCAGAGGAAGGCGAGGTTGTCGACGATCTCGTCGTCCGACAGCTCGCCCAGCATACGGGAGACGAGGTCACCGGCGGGACGGCGCCTGCGCTCGTGGAGCACGTCGGTGACGTAGCCGCGCAGCCAGGCCAGCGCCTCGTCGGCGGCCGGACGGTCCGGCTCGGGCAGGAACGGCGTGAACGCCTTGGCCAGCGCCCCGGCGCGGGCCCAGATCTCCCCTCGCGCGTCGGCGGGCAGCCCCATCAGCTCGCACACCACCGTCACGGCCACGGGGAAGGCCAGCTCGCCCGGCACGTCGAGGCGGCCCGTGTCCAGCGCAGGCGCCAGGCACTCGTCGACGACGGCGCGGATGCGGTCGGTGTGACCGCGGGCCGTACGCGGGCTGAAGGCGGCCACCATCAGCCGGTGCAGGCGCGAGTGCTCCTCGACGTCCTGCGTCGGCAGGATGCGACGGAAGACCCGACCCGCCGCCCCCTCCGCCACCGCGAAGGCCGGATTGTCCTCGGGGAAGTCGTTGCCGAGCCGCCGGTCTCTCAGCAGCGGGGCCACGTGCTCCAGCCGGGTCACGCCGAAGCTGGCCGGCGAGACCCGGCACAGCGGCCCCTCGGCGCGCAGCCGCGCGTAGGTCGGGTAGGGATCGTCGAGGACCTCCGGGTCGAGGGCGTCGAACTTGGGCAGCAGCTTGGCACGCATCAGGCGACTCGCACGGGGACGGAGGCATAAGCCCTGAATGTGGTGTTGGTACGGCGGAGCGCGGGACCGGCGGGCTCGATCGCGCCGAAGCGGTCCAGGAGCCTGCCGAAGGCCACCGCGCCCTCAACCCTGGCCAGTGCCGCGCCCATGCAGTGGTGCAGCCCGCCGCCGAAGCTGACGTGCGGATTGGGGTCGCGCCCGACGTCGAGCCGGCCGGGGTCGCCGAACTGCCGCTCGTCCCGGTTGGCCGACCCGAGGAGCAACACCAGGACACGGCCCGCGCGCACGGTGTGGTCGCCGACCTCGACGGGCGAGCGGACCAGGCGCGCCGTTCCCTGGATCGGCGCGTCGTAGCGCAGGAACTCCTCCACCGCCGTCGGCAGCAGCCCGCGATCGGCGCGCAGCCGGGCCAGCTCGCCCGGATGCTCCAGCAGCGCGGCGCAGCCGCTGGCCAGCAGGTTGGCCGTGGTCTCGAAACCGGCGAAGAAGGAGAAGACCGCGTTGTCCACGATCTCCTCCTCGGTCAGCCGGTCGTCGCCCTCCCGGGCGGCCAGCAGCAGCGACAGCAGGTCACGGCTCGGTGCCTTGCTCC from Nonomuraea muscovyensis includes the following:
- a CDS encoding condensation domain-containing protein — protein: MTVREAPATVGQRLLWMMGHYRATEEYGTFNCPVLCRLRGRLDRAALGAAVNGLVRRHESLRTVFAGRGRDLLQRVLPAEPVGVDWRDAPQPPAPADLEAQLAAELRTRIDVGLSPIRVTCWQVSDTDHVLCLNLHHMVTDAWSTGVLFKELQTLYAHGGDLSVLPEMPWQYLDFARWQRHQTDSGALDRQRGYWLRQLDGARLARPPRLPGAGSAASGPTGVAAVTLPADVTRALKDVARDLRVTLFSVLLAGYFAQLHRATGDRDLTVASLFANRSRPESRGTVGFLANMAMLRSRRADADPRLLIKAAHVAAVGAFANEQQPFQTLPPRLIDTGGLRADDVVFQVVTDPQYKGHAGGLEFELLVPDAIGSRFSFELAVAPLGTGLRPVLFYRRDWFADAWSREFIAGYGDLLRSFTKA
- a CDS encoding cytochrome P450; its protein translation is MRAKLLPKFDALDPEVLDDPYPTYARLRAEGPLCRVSPASFGVTRLEHVAPLLRDRRLGNDFPEDNPAFAVAEGAAGRVFRRILPTQDVEEHSRLHRLMVAAFSPRTARGHTDRIRAVVDECLAPALDTGRLDVPGELAFPVAVTVVCELMGLPADARGEIWARAGALAKAFTPFLPEPDRPAADEALAWLRGYVTDVLHERRRRPAGDLVSRMLGELSDDEIVDNLAFLCFTGFETTMNMVSTGCLALARFPGEFARLRADRSLVRTAVEEFVRLDAPIQYTARVTREPVTIGDKTIKEGRSVLLMLGCANHDERAFADPGRLDVGRDPNPHVGFGGGVRGCLGAALARVEGAVVFDALLDRVRALELAGRPVRQPSALFRSYASIPLVVTPS